A stretch of DNA from Candidatus Methylomirabilota bacterium:
GAAGTTCGGCGGCACCTCGGCTACCAGGGTCTCGCGCGGGCGCTTCGTCGCGGCCAGCATGCGCTCCACGCGCTCGCGCGTGGGCGGGACCACGGGAAGCCCGTCGGTGACGCCGCGCTCGAACCAGCTCTCCAGATCCTCGGCCATGGCGGCGCTAGTATACGGATGCGTCGACGGGGAAGCCGGAGCTCACCGTATGCGGATCCCGAGCAGGGTCGCGAGGATCATGGCCTGGGAGGGATCCACGACGGCTCCGTGAATGTCCGCGGGATTGAGCCGCAATCCTTCGATCACCGATCCCCGCAGGTCCGCCTCTCTCAACTTCGCTCCCCTCATGTCCGCGTTGTGCAAGTTGCAGCCACGGAAGATGCAGCCTTGCAGATCAGCGCCAAGGAAGTTCGCGTCCTCGAAGTTGCAGGAGTTGAACTCCGCGGACGTGAAGCGGGCGTAGGCGAACTGGGAATAGGTCTGGATGCCCTCGGCGATCAACACATCGTGGCACTCGGCAGGCTCCTCGACCCGGAAGCCCGTCATGCGACAGTCCAGGAACTCGACCCGGACGGCCGTCAAGGTGCGCGTCTTGATATTGGCGAGATCGCACCCGACGAGGCGAACGTCTCGTAAGGTTATCGCGGCGAAGGTGCTGTTCGGAAGCGCGACCCGCTTCAGAACACAGCTCTGGAGAGATAGGCTGGTCGCCGACAGGCCTTCCCGCTTGGACTCGTTGATCGTTTTGAGGGAAATCGTTATATCGGGACCACGCAAGACATCGGCATCATCCGCGACGGCAGGATCGACCGGCAGGTCGGGTGCGCGTCGAGGTCTGAATTCCGGCTTCACCTTGCCGCGTTTCATCTGGATGGCCCTTCTGGCCGTCGGCACCCACAAGCTGATGGCGCGCCTAGAGAGGCGCCTGCTCCACTGGCGAGGAGGGAGCCTGACCGTCTGAAGGTAGGCTCGGTAAGTCGGCGCATGCGTTCGCCATCTGAGCGTGGAGGGTCGCGACGAGCGATCGGTCCCTACTGGATCACTTGGGTAGCCTGCACCAGGACCGACTGCGGAATCGTCAGGCCGAGAGCGCGGGCCGTCTTCAGGTTGACGAACAAGTCGAACTTCGTGGGCTGCTCCATCGGCAGGTCGCCCGGATTGGCCCCCTTGAGAATCTTATCAACGTGGCTTGCGGCTCGCCGGTACGAGTCGACGAGGTCCGGCCCGAAGGAAAGGAGCCCCCCGGATTCCGGAAGCTCCCTGAAATCCGTGATCGTCGGTAGCCGGTACTTGAGCGCGAGGTCCGCGAGCATTTTAGGCCGGTTCGTGACCAACGGGTCGCCCGGTACGAACAACGCACCGGCGCGCTGCCTGGTCGCGGCCCCGAGGGCGCCCTCAAAGTCCTCCGGGACTCGAACCTCCAGGCGCTGAAGCTTCACTCCCATCGTTTGAGCCGCCGCCTCGAGCTCCTTCAAGACCGGCCCGTAGGCAGGATTGGGCGGATTCCAGAAGACTGCTAAGCGCGAAAGGCCCGGCACGGTCTGCTTGAGTAGCTCCAGCCGCTTCCCGGTGAGCTGCGAGGCCATCTCAGTCATCCCCGTGATGTTGCCGCCCGGCCGCGCCAGGCTGGCGATAAGACCGGTCTCGACCGGATGGGCGGCGAGGCTCCCCATGACAATGGGGATCGTGCTGGTGGCTTGCTTGGCGGCAAAGCTCGCCGGCGAACCCGAGGCCACGATGAGCTTCACCTTCAGATCGACCAGCTCGGCCGCGAGTGCGGGCAGCCGATCGTTGCGTCCCTCCGAGAAACGATACTCGATGACGATGTTCTGGCCCTCGACGTAGCCGTGCTCGCGCAGCCCCTTGAGAAAGCCCTCGATCAAAAATGCCCGGCCCTCGCGCGAGCCGACGGCCAGAAAACCGATCCGGGGTATCTTGCCAGTGGACTGGCCGGGCCATGACGGCATCTCGCAGCCAAACAGAAGGATCATGGCAGCCAGGGCCAGGCTGCCTTGCAGAAGCTGGCGACGGCTATAACGGCGCATGCGGGCTCCTCTGGGGCGCGAGTATCCCTTACCGCTTAATTTCCGTCAATCCACGGGGCTCTGCCGGGTTGCCAGCGGCGATACTCTGCGACACGCCTTGCGACGCCGCACTGGCGCGGACCGACCGTGGGCGCTATCATCGCCACTGCGGATCCAGTCAGACGGAAGGAGGCTCAGCGATGGACGAGACGGCGGTGGCAGCGGTGACCGGAGTAGCGCAGGTCTTCGATCTCCACGCTCTCAAGGCCTTCGCGCCCGACAAGCGGGTGCGCAAGATGCTCTTCAAGACCGATCAGCTCTGGTCGGAGATCGCCTGCTACGAGCCGGGACAGAGCACGGTCATGCACACCCACCCGAAGGAGGAAGAGGCCATCTACGTCCTCCAGGGCACGGCCAACATGAACATCGACGGCCAGGAAATCGTCGTGCCCGCCGGCTGCATCGTCAAGTTCCCGAATGCCGTCATGCACGACGTGCGCAATCTCGGAACCGAGCGCTGCGTGATCATGTTCCTCAAGGTCAACCCGAAGGTGCTCAAGGGCACTCATGATGGGTAACGTCGAGCGCTGCGACAAGACGCTGCCCTTGAACGAGATGATCTTCTACGTGCGCAAGGACGCCAAGCTGCGAGAGCGGTGGACGAGCGATCTCGAGGGGCTGGCCCGCGAATTCGGCCTGAGCCGCGCGGAGTACGAGGCCGTCCGCGACAAGGACGTGCGGCGGCTCAACGAGATGGGGGTGCACCAGTACTACATCCCGCAGATTCTCCGGCTCTTCTACGGCGCGTCGGCCAACGCCAACAGTCATCCGGTGCTCGAGGCCTACAAACGCGCCTATCCCCAAGAGGCCGCACAATCCGATCGGCTCCAGGCCGAGCTCGACAAGAGGAGTCGCTGAGCCATGGCCAAGATTGTCGCCGCCATGGCCATGACGCACTCGCCCGGGCTCACCGGTTGGTTCGACCGCGCCCCCCAAGACCAGCAAGCGCAGGCGCTCCAGGCCATAGGGGAGATGCGCCAGCGGCTGGCCGCCGCGCGTCCCGACGCGGTGGTGGTGTTCAGCAACGATCACCTGCTCAACTGGCCACTGAACAATACGCCGGAATACACGGTGGGCATCGGAGCCGAGCACGTCGGACCCGCGGACTGGTACGACGAGTGGCTCGCGCTCTCGAAGTACAGGATTCCCGGCCATCCGGCCCTCGCGCGCTACATCGTCACCGAGGGTGCGCGCCGGCGGCTCACCTTCGCCTACCTGCGCGAGATGCAGTTCGACGACGGCGTGTCCGTGCCCATGCACTATCTGAATCCCACGAGCGAGATTCCCCTCGTGCCCGTGACGATGAACTGCACGGTGCCGCCCATCCCCACGCCCGAGCGCGCGTATCAGGTGGGCACCACGCTGCGCGAGATGCTCAAGGCCTATCCCGGCTCCGAGCGGATCGCCGTGCTCGCCACGGGCGGTCTCTCGCACGAGCCGGGAGGCCCGCGCTACTTCTGGGTGGACGAGGAGTTCGACCTCTGGTTCCTCGACCTCTTGAAGAAGGGGGACCACGAGGCCCTGCTGCGCGAGTGCACGCTCGAGCGGATGGAGGCGGCCGGCTCGGGGGGGACGGCGGAGCTTCTCGCGTGGATCCTCGCGCTGGCCTTCACCACGGGCCCCGCCGAAGTGCTCGCCTACATGCCCGCCATCGCCTGGCGCTCCGGCACCGGCATGGTCGTCTGGAACAAGCTCGCCGGCTGACTACTTGCAGCGTGCCGGCAATGCGCCGGGCGGGGCAGGGGACATCTCCCGCGGGCCGTCGAGACCGCCCCTTCGTTAACGCAGGCGCGTAAGGCCTCCCCCCTCACTGACCTGGTGCCGTCTCGCGATCAGGAAGGTCTCGCTCCGGCCGACATTGAGGTCAACATCGCACGCTACGACATTTGAAAAGGGGATTGTCGAGAAGGTTTACAAATCGCAGGAGGCATTCCCTTGTGCGCTTGCACAAACTCTCTATTTGAAAAGAGTAGCGAGCGCGGGCACGAATCTTGCGGCGCTCGGCGCTGTCAGCTCACTCGGAGCGGAGCCGAAGGAGAGAGGGGTCATGACGGGCGCCTGCGTTGGAAGATGGGCGTTGTTCGCTCTCGTAATGTCGTCCTGGCTTCCTCTCCCGGGCGCCGCCACCGCCGCACCCGTCGTCGAGATACAGTTGCCCAACGCTCAGTTTGGGACCCTGAATCAGAACGACGTGGACGCCTGCAAGGACGCCTCCGGCCAATCGTTCTCGTGCGGTGCCGTCGCAGTTGTCAACTCCTTCGCATTCCTGCAGCGGCGCTACCCTCAGGTGTACGACGAGAGGCTGATCCCCGACCTCAACAGCAACCACCTGATCGACTACGACGAGCTCAAGGTGGCGGCAGAGGAAGTCGCCTGACTGCAGAACTGTGATCCCTCGGCCGGGGGATCGGGGGTGGCTGACATCATTCGCGGCAAGCAGCTCTATGTCGAGTCGCGGGTGCCGGGTGTCACCGCCTACGCGCAGCAGAACAGCTTCGGCATACCGAGCGTCAAACCGACCTTCGCCTTCCTCCTCAACGAGCTTCGGCATGGCGAGGATGTCGAGATCACCCTGGGCTATTTCGGAGCCATTACACAGGGGCGGATCGGCGGGCACGCCCTCACCCTGACCGGTCTGAAGTGGACGGACGACGACATGAACGGCAACGTTGACTTCGGTGAGGCCACGATGACCTTTATCGACCCGGCGACCGGACAGCCGGGCACGAAGATGATCTACTTCACATTCTTCAACGGAGGCTACCTGGGCACCGACTACGGCATGGGCGGGAATGTTAACTGCGGCAACCCGCCGGCGCCGTGCCGGATCCAGGCCATCATCATCGAGGCGGCAGTGTCGGAGAGCCCTGTGCTACCGGCACCCGCGACGCTCCTGATGCTGGCAAGTGGGCTCGCTGGCCTGGGCTTACGATGCGGGACACGTTGGCTTCGACAGCGCATCGTCAGCGCGAGCAGAACGACGGCTACCTTGCCAATCGAGAGTCCATGGTGAAAGAGCGGGAGATCCAGTAGAAGGCCGCAGCGGCCACGGCGAGCATGAGAAGGCCGGCCCCGAGCTCGCCGAAGATGATCTTGCCGATCCCGAACAGCGTCGCATAGACGGCCACGATGCCCGCGATCCAGTTCGTCCACGCTAGCGCCCCGCCCGGGATAGGCTCACGGCCGAAGCCGAGCCGCGTCGAGACCCGCGCCCATCCCGGCCCCCCGGGCCGCACGCGCCGGTAGAACGCCTCCAGCACCGCATCGGGCTCCGGCCGCGTCATCAGCGTGACGGCCAGCCACACCACGGTGCTGCAAGTCACGGTCACGAGCATGATGGTCGCTGTCGCGTTGGGATCGTTCTCCGCGAACCGCGGCTTGAGGTAAGCGAACCCGAGCAGACTGATCGCGAAGCTCGCGATCATCGCCGAGATCTCGCTCCACGCGTTGATGCGCCACCAGTACCAGCGCAGGATAAGCACGAGCCCCGTGCCCGCGCCGAGGGCCAGGAGCAGCTCCCACGCCTTCTCGATGCTCGTGAGCTGCGAGGTCACGGCCATGGACGCGAAGAAGAGAAGCACGGTGGCCACCCGAGAGACCGCGACGTAGTGTGCCTCGGTCGCGCGCTGGTTCAGGAAGCGCTTGTAGAAGTCGTTGACCAGGTAGGAGGCGCCCCAGTTGAGGTGCGTGGCCACCGTGCTCATGTAGGCGGCGGCGAACCCCGCGAGCATGAAGCCGCGCCACGGCGTCGGGAGCAGATCCACGAATGCCTGCACGTAGCCGGCCTCCCGGTCCTGGAGGGTGGGGTAGAGGATGACGGTGGCGAGGCCGGTGACGATCCAGGGCCAGGGCCGGAGCGCGTAGTGGGCGATCTGGAAGAAGAGCGTGGCGAGCACGCCGTCCCGCTCCGAGCGCGCGCTGAAGATGCGCTGGGCGACATAGCCGCCGCCGCCCGGCTCCGCGCCGGGATACCAGGCCGCCCACCACTGCACGGAGAGATAGACGCCGAGGGTGAGGAGCGGCATCCACGCGTAGGCATGGATGCCGGACGGCGTCACGCTCACCGGCAGCACGGACAGCGCCGCCGTCTCGCTGCCGAAGTGGGCGATCACCTTGGCCTTCAGGATGTCGATGCCGCCGACCGCGCGCACCGAATACACGGCGAGCACGATCACCGCGCTCATCTTGACGACGAACTGGACGAGATCCGTCCACATCACGGCCCACATACCTGCCGCCACCGCGTAGGCGGCCGTGATGGCGAAGCAGATGCCCACGGCCACCACCTCGCCGCTCACCGTCATGCCGAGCAACGTGACGTCCTTGAGGCCGAGCGCGATGGTCAGGATCTT
This window harbors:
- a CDS encoding ABC transporter substrate-binding protein yields the protein MRRYSRRQLLQGSLALAAMILLFGCEMPSWPGQSTGKIPRIGFLAVGSREGRAFLIEGFLKGLREHGYVEGQNIVIEYRFSEGRNDRLPALAAELVDLKVKLIVASGSPASFAAKQATSTIPIVMGSLAAHPVETGLIASLARPGGNITGMTEMASQLTGKRLELLKQTVPGLSRLAVFWNPPNPAYGPVLKELEAAAQTMGVKLQRLEVRVPEDFEGALGAATRQRAGALFVPGDPLVTNRPKMLADLALKYRLPTITDFRELPESGGLLSFGPDLVDSYRRAASHVDKILKGANPGDLPMEQPTKFDLFVNLKTARALGLTIPQSVLVQATQVIQ
- a CDS encoding sodium:solute symporter family protein, producing the protein LVALGSRRARVYSPPRELAQDLTMTISPIDWAIVAAYFLFCTAIGLYFTRRGGQSLDQYFLSGRQAPWWLAGTAMVATTFAADTPLVVTALVATKGVAGNWLWWNFVMSGMLTVFFFARLWRRAEVMTDVELAELRYGGGPAAFLRGFRAIYLAIPINLIILGWVTRAMIKILTIALGLKDVTLLGMTVSGEVVAVGICFAITAAYAVAAGMWAVMWTDLVQFVVKMSAVIVLAVYSVRAVGGIDILKAKVIAHFGSETAALSVLPVSVTPSGIHAYAWMPLLTLGVYLSVQWWAAWYPGAEPGGGGYVAQRIFSARSERDGVLATLFFQIAHYALRPWPWIVTGLATVILYPTLQDREAGYVQAFVDLLPTPWRGFMLAGFAAAYMSTVATHLNWGASYLVNDFYKRFLNQRATEAHYVAVSRVATVLLFFASMAVTSQLTSIEKAWELLLALGAGTGLVLILRWYWWRINAWSEISAMIASFAISLLGFAYLKPRFAENDPNATATIMLVTVTCSTVVWLAVTLMTRPEPDAVLEAFYRRVRPGGPGWARVSTRLGFGREPIPGGALAWTNWIAGIVAVYATLFGIGKIIFGELGAGLLMLAVAAAAFYWISRSFTMDSRLAR
- a CDS encoding pentapeptide repeat-containing protein; the protein is MKRGKVKPEFRPRRAPDLPVDPAVADDADVLRGPDITISLKTINESKREGLSATSLSLQSCVLKRVALPNSTFAAITLRDVRLVGCDLANIKTRTLTAVRVEFLDCRMTGFRVEEPAECHDVLIAEGIQTYSQFAYARFTSAEFNSCNFEDANFLGADLQGCIFRGCNLHNADMRGAKLREADLRGSVIEGLRLNPADIHGAVVDPSQAMILATLLGIRIR
- a CDS encoding cupin domain-containing protein, yielding MDETAVAAVTGVAQVFDLHALKAFAPDKRVRKMLFKTDQLWSEIACYEPGQSTVMHTHPKEEEAIYVLQGTANMNIDGQEIVVPAGCIVKFPNAVMHDVRNLGTERCVIMFLKVNPKVLKGTHDG